The Sporosarcina luteola genome contains a region encoding:
- a CDS encoding bifunctional DNA primase/polymerase, producing the protein MINNSNVLDLSKEVNVTNRTDKMLKAALAYVDILRWHVFPVHFLSNNTCSCGRRNCEDIAKHPIPSNGFYSATTDARQIRKWWTKYPLANIGVRTGKESNIFVLDVDIKKDDGRKTLDELIYQFGKLPDTVQSITGSNGLHFVFKYQDGIKNRVNFLPGLDIRGDAGYFMAPPSQHQNGRIYTWELSSHPLKLGIAKAPSWLTQMLIKPKNNNGIVDKHLSSHWQHLLRGLAEGEGRNNAAASISGHLFRRYVDPLLITEIMELWNERNSPPLSHNELYKTINSIAGLEIARRSDIK; encoded by the coding sequence ATGATTAATAATTCCAATGTACTTGACCTATCAAAAGAAGTCAACGTCACCAATAGGACAGATAAAATGTTGAAAGCCGCCTTGGCTTATGTAGATATTCTCAGGTGGCATGTATTCCCAGTTCATTTTCTGTCTAATAATACATGCTCCTGCGGAAGAAGAAATTGCGAGGACATTGCCAAACACCCCATACCGAGCAACGGTTTTTACAGCGCTACAACTGACGCTAGGCAAATCAGGAAATGGTGGACAAAATATCCTTTGGCAAATATCGGTGTGAGGACAGGCAAGGAATCGAATATATTTGTATTAGACGTAGATATAAAAAAGGACGATGGACGAAAAACTTTAGACGAATTAATATATCAGTTTGGCAAGCTTCCAGATACAGTCCAATCAATAACCGGATCGAATGGTTTGCATTTTGTTTTCAAGTATCAAGATGGAATAAAAAACAGAGTTAACTTTTTACCGGGACTGGATATCAGGGGCGATGCAGGATATTTTATGGCCCCCCCTTCTCAACATCAAAATGGTCGAATATATACATGGGAATTATCATCCCATCCTTTGAAATTAGGCATTGCCAAAGCACCCTCTTGGCTTACCCAAATGCTAATAAAACCTAAGAACAATAATGGAATAGTCGATAAGCATCTTTCATCACACTGGCAACACCTACTAAGAGGTCTTGCAGAAGGCGAAGGACGAAACAATGCAGCAGCATCTATATCCGGTCATCTTTTCCGCCGTTACGTCGATCCCTTGCTCATTACTGAAATAATGGAATTATGGAATGAGCGGAATTCACCGCCGCTTTCGCATAATGAATTATATAAAACGATAAATAGCATAGCCGGCTTAGAA
- a CDS encoding helix-turn-helix domain-containing protein yields MEKTILTVKELRSDFFRNEVSLGTIYSMVRENQIPSVRVRGKVLFHRETIERWIVDGGTKSNQEII; encoded by the coding sequence ATGGAAAAAACTATTCTAACTGTGAAAGAACTAAGATCTGATTTTTTCCGAAACGAGGTGTCCCTAGGCACTATTTACTCGATGGTTCGTGAAAACCAAATTCCTAGTGTACGTGTACGCGGAAAAGTATTGTTTCATCGTGAAACGATTGAAAGATGGATAGTAGATGGAGGTACTAAATCTAATCAGGAAATTATCTAA
- a CDS encoding DUF2691 family protein, with translation MVFQIRNEHGKQLYEILEGISESSWYWSIVPEESYYSSSNNLNDFRSSLFSESETIMDGKSFMKHISKEDYYLIFADIKAFPTLESVVTISNEMDFMKGSCKLGLLVVDSVQVIIYSREKQILLDISERAESLGYRDIRFLNNKDTISAVWGWMDVVIESDHWWSNNKEHSNE, from the coding sequence ATGGTATTTCAAATAAGAAATGAACACGGCAAACAGTTGTATGAAATTTTGGAGGGTATTTCAGAATCTTCTTGGTATTGGTCGATAGTCCCGGAAGAATCATATTACTCAAGTAGTAATAACTTAAATGATTTTCGTTCGTCATTATTCTCAGAATCCGAAACAATAATGGATGGCAAATCATTCATGAAGCACATTTCTAAAGAAGATTACTATTTAATATTTGCGGATATTAAAGCTTTTCCTACTTTAGAAAGCGTAGTAACCATTAGCAATGAAATGGATTTCATGAAAGGCTCCTGTAAATTAGGGCTTTTAGTGGTTGATTCAGTCCAAGTAATTATATATTCACGAGAAAAACAAATTCTCTTGGATATTTCAGAGCGTGCCGAATCCTTGGGTTATAGAGACATTCGGTTCTTAAATAACAAAGATACAATTTCAGCTGTATGGGGATGGATGGATGTAGTAATAGAAAGTGACCATTGGTGGAGCAATAACAAGGAGCACAGTAATGAATAA